One region of Triticum aestivum cultivar Chinese Spring chromosome 6B, IWGSC CS RefSeq v2.1, whole genome shotgun sequence genomic DNA includes:
- the LOC123134069 gene encoding cytochrome P450 734A2: MGDEMEAAAWAWAWRGWLTWRAAAVLLSAWLALHVAALVADALWWRPRRLEAHFAAQGVRGPPYRFLLGSVKEMVGLMVEASSKPMSPPTSHNALPRVLAFYHYWRKIYGPTFLIWFGPTPRLTVAEPELIREIFLTRADAFDRYEAHPVVRQLEGDGLVSLHGDKWALHRRVLGDAFYPDNLNRLVPHVGKSVAALAEKWREMAAADGSGEVEVDVAEWFQEVTEEAITRATFGGSYNDGRVVFGMQSQLMAFASEAFRKVFVPGYRFMPTKKNWLSWKLDRGIRRNLTRLIGRRSDEAAAAVKAAEGEKADTGSFRDLLGLMINASQRRTRAPAAKAIPVHDMVEECKTFFFAGKQTTTNLLTWATVLLAMHPEWQERARREVLDVCGSDDPSKEHLPRLKTLGMIINETLRLYPPAVATIRRAKADVRLSDGCMIPRDMELLIPIMAIHHDARYWGQDAAQFNPARFANGAARAAKHPLAFIPFGLGSRMCVGQNLARLEAKLTMAILLQRFEIRTSPNYVHAPTVLMLLYPQYGAPLIFRPLASQPSADSTTCSCPRPEFLCQN; encoded by the exons ATGGGGGACGagatggaggcggcggcgtgggcgtgGGCATGGCGCGGCTGGCTGACGTGGCGCGCGGCGGCCGTGCTGCTGTCGGCGTGGCTGGCGCTGCACGTGGCGGCGCTGGTGGCGGACGCGCTGTGGTGGCGGCCGCGGCGGCTGGAGGCGCACTTCGCGGCGCAGGGCGTGCGCGGGCCGCCGTACCGGTTCCTGCTGGGTTCGGTGAAGGAGATGGTGGGGCTCATGGTGGAGGCCTCCTCCAAGCCCATGTCGCCGCCCACCTCCCACAACGCGCTCCCCCGCGTCCTCGCCTTCTACCACTACTGGCGGAAGATCTACG GTCCGACGTTCTTGATATGGTTCGGGCCGACGCCGCGGCTGACGGTAGCGGAGCCGGAGCTGATCCGGGAGATCTTCCTGACCCGCGCCGACGCCTTCGACCGCTACGAGGCGCACCCCGTCGTGCGCCAGCTCGAGGGGGACGGCCTCGTCAGCCTCCACGGGGACAAGTGGGCGCTCCACCGCCGCGTCCTCGGCGACGCCTTCTACCCCGACAACCTCAAC CGCCTGGTGCCGCACGTCGGCAAGTCCGTGGCCGCGCTGGCGGAGAAGTGGCGAGAGATGGCGGCGGCCGACGGCAGCGGCGAGGTGGAAGTAGACGTGGCGGAGTGGTTCCAGgaggtgacggaggaggccatcacgCGCGCCACCTTCGGCGGCAGCTACAACGACGGCCGCGTGGTGTTCGGCATGCAGAGCCAGCTGATGGCCTTCGCCTCCGAGGCGTTCCGCAAGGTCTTCGTCCCAGGCTACCGGTTCATGCCGACCAAGAAGAACTGGCTGTCGTGGAAGCTGGACAGGGGTATCCGGCGGAACCTGACCAGGCTCATCGGCCGGCGCAGCGACGAGGCGGCCGCCGCCGTGAAAGCCGCCGAGGGTGAGAAGGCCGACACCGGGAGCTTCCGCGACTTGCTCGGGCTGATGATCAATGCCAGCCAGAGGAGGACGCGGGCGCCGGCGGCGAAGGCGATCCCGGTACATGACATGGTGGAGGAGTGCAAGACGTTCTTCTTcgccgggaagcagacgacgacgAACCTACTGACGTGGGCTACCGTGCTCCTCGCCATGCACCCAGAGTGGCAAGAGCGCGCCCGGCGCGAGGTCCTGGACGTGTGCGGCTCCGACGACCCCTCCAAGGAGCACCTCCCCAGGCTGAAAACG CTGGGCATGATCATAAACGAGACGCTCCGGCTGTACCCGCCGGCGGTGGCAACGATCCGGCGCGCAAAGGCCGACGTGCGGCTCTCGGACGGGTGCATGATCCCGCGCGACATGGAGCTGCTCATCCCGATCATGGCCATCCACCACGACGCTCGGTACTGGGGCCAGGACGCGGCGCAGTTCAACCCGGCGCGGTTCGCCAACGGGGCGGCCAGGGCGGCGAAGCACCCGCTGGCCTTCATACCCTTCGGGCTCGGGTCCCGGATGTGCGTCGGCCAGAACCTGGCGCGCCTGGAGGCCAAGCTCACCATGGCCATCCTCCTGCAGCGGTTCGAGATCCGGACGTCCCCCAACTACGTGCACGCGCCGACGGTGCTGATGCTCCTCTACCCGCAGTACGGGGCGCCGTTGATCTTCCGGCCGCTCGCATCACAGCCGTCGGCGGATTCTACTACGTGCTCCTGTCCGAGACCCGAATTCTTGTGTCAAAACTGA